GCTAGCGCGGGGGTCGGACAGGGGCGTCCGGGCAGGTGCGCGGGGTGCGGTGTCGGTGCCACGGCATACGGTGGATCCATGCGTCCCACGACCGACCTGCAGCGCACGGTGGCCCCGTTCGAGGTGGTCTCCGAGTTCCAGCCCGCCGGTGACCAGCCCGCCGCCATCGCCGACCTCTCCCGGCGCATCAAGGCGGGGGAGAAGGACACCGTCCTGCTCGGCGCGACCGGCACGGGCAAGTCCGCGACCACCGCCTGGCTCATCGAGCAGGTGCAGCGCCCCACCCTCGTGATGGCGCCGAACAAGACGCTGGCCGCGCAGCTGGCCAACGAGTTCCGCGAGCTGCTGCCGCACAACGCGGTCGAGTACTTCGTCTCGTACTACGACTACTACCAGCCCGAGGCGTACATCCCGCAGACGGACACGTACATCGAGAAGGACTCCTCGATCAACGACGAGGTGGAGCGGCTGCGCCACAGCGCGACGAACTCGCTGCTCACCCGCCGCGACGTCGTCGTGGTCGCGTCCGTGTCCTGCATCTACGGCCTCGGCACGCCGCAGGAGTACGTCGACCGGATGGCACGGCTCAAGGTCGGGCAGCAGGTCGACCGCGACGACCTGCTGCGGCGGTTCGTGCAGATGCAGTACACCCGCAACGACCTCGCCTTCACCCGCGGGACGTTCCGCGTACGTGGGGACACCGTGGAGATCATCCCCGTCTACGAGGAGCTCGCGGTGCGCATCGAGTTCTTCGGCGACGAGATCGAGCGGATCTACACGCTGCACCCGATCAGCGGCGAGGTGATGCGCGAGGAGCAGGAGATGTACGTCTTCCCCGCGACCCACTACGTCGCGGGCCCGGAGCGGATGGAGCGGGCGATCCGCGGCATCGAGCTCGAGCTGGCCGACCGCCTGGCCGAGCTGGAGAAGCAGAACAAGCTGCTCGAGGCCCAGCGGCTGCGCATGCGCACCACGTACGACATCGAGATGATGCGCCAGGTCGGCTCGTGCTCCGGCATCGAGAACTACTCGATGCACATCGACGGCCGCGCCCGGGGCACCGCGCCCAACACCCTCCTCGACTACTTCCCCGAGGACTTCCTGCTCGTCATCGACGAGTCGCACGTCACCGTGCCCCAGATCGGCGCCATGTACGAGGGCGACATGTCGCGCAAGCGCATGCTCGTCGACCACGGCTTCCGGCTCCCCTCGGCCATGGACAACCGCCCGCTGAAGTGGGAGGAGTTCCTCGAGCGGATCGGGCAGACCGTCTACCTGTCCGCGACGCCCGGCCCCTACGAGCTGGCCCAGGCGACCGGTGTCGTCGAGCAGATCATCCGCCCCACCGGGCTCATCGACCCCGAGGTCATCCTCAAGCCGACCAAGGGCCAGATCGACGACCTGCTGCACGAGATCGGCGAGCGCACGAAGAAGAACGAGCGCGTCCTCGTGACCACCCTGACCAAGAAGATGGCCGAGGACCTCACCGACTACCTGCTCGACAAGGGGGTGCGCGTCCGGTACCTGCACAGTGAGGTCGACACGCTGCGCCGGGTGGAGCTGCTGCGCGAGCTGCGCATGGGCGAGTACGACGTGCTCGTCGGCATCAACCTGCTCCGTGAGGGCCTCGACCTGCCCGAGGTGTCGCTCGTGAGCATCCTCGACGCCGACAAGGAGGGCTTCCTGCGCTCGGCCCGCTCGCTCATCCAGACGATCGGCCGCGCGGCCCGCAACGTCTCCGGACAGGTGCACATGTACGCCGACTCGGTCACCCCCTCGATGCAGGAGGCGATCGAGGAGACGCAGCGCCGCCGCGAGAAGCAGATCGCCTACAACAAGGAGGCCGGGGTCGACCCCCAGCCGCTGCGCAAGAAGATCGCCGACATCACCGACCTCATCCAGCGCGAGGACGCCGACACCGAGGCGCTCATCGGCTCCGGCCGCACCCAGTCGCGGGGCAAGACCGGCCAGCGCGGCGGCCGTGGAACCGTCCAGGCCGACGCCGGGGTGGCTGCGGACCGGCTCCGCGGCATGCCCGCCAATGACCTGGCCAACCTCATCCAGGAGCTGTCCACCCAGATGCACCAGGCGGCCGCCGACCTGCACTTCGAGCTCGCGGCGCGCCTGCGCGACGAGATTGGCGACCTCAAGAAGGAGCTGCGCCAGATGTCCGAGGCGACCAAGTGAGGCCGCCAACAGCCTGAGGCCCACCCCCGGTGGAGGCGGCAGCCGGATGGACTCGATTTGGGGCCACCCCCGCGGTCTGGGAGACTGGTCGCACCATTCGGAGGGGAGTATCCCCATCGCGGTGTCCTCGTCATCACGGCTTTCGGCCCGGGGCGCCGGTCCGCACCTCACGGGGCGGGAGAGACCTCCGGCCACCTCGTCGTGACCGGAGGACCCTTGACCGTGACCACACTCGCAGCGACCACCACCACGCAGATGGAGGTCGCCCCCTGGGTCTGGTACCTCACCATCGGGCTCATGGCCGCGGTGCTGCTCTTCGACATCTTCGTCGTGGCCCGGCGGCCACACGTGCCGACGACCAAGGAGGTCAGCCTCGCGCTGGCGGTCTACGTCGGCGCGGCCCTGGTCTTCGGCCTCGGCGTCTGGTGGTTCACCCACGACCAGGCCGGCGCGAAGTTCATGACCGAGTACTACGCCGGCTGGCTCACCGAGTACTCGCTGTCGGTCGACAACCTCTTCATCTTCCTGCTGATCATGGCGCGGTTCGCGGTGCCGGAGAAGCTGCAGCAGACGGCGCTGCTCGTCGGCATCGTCATCGCCATCGTCCTGCGCGGCATCTTCATCGCCGTCGGTGCGGCGGCCATCAACCAGTTCTCCTGGGTCTTCTACATCTTCGGCGCGTTCCTCATCTACACCGCGGTCAAGCTCGCCCGCGAGAGCGGTGACGACGACGAGGAGTACGAGGAGAACGGCTTCATGCGCTGGGTGGAGCGGCGTTTCCCCGCCACCAAGGAGTACGACGGCCCGAAGCTGTTCACGAAGGTCGACGGCAAGAAGCTCGCCACCCCGATGTTCATCGTCATCGTGGCGCTCGGCACGACCGACCTGCTCTTCGCCCTCGACTCCATCCCGGCGATCTACGGCCTGACCAAGGAGCCGTACCTCGTCCTCACCGCGAACCTCTTCGCGCTGATGGGCCTGCGCCAGCTCTACTTCCTCATCGGCGGCCTGCTCAAGAAGCTCGTCTACCTCAGCGTGGGACTGGCCGTCCTGCTCGCCTTCATCGGCGTCAAGCTCGTGCTGCACGCCCTGCACGAGAACGAGCTGCCCTTCATCAACGGTGGCGAGCACGTGACCGCCGCACCCGACATCCCGATCTCGGTGTCGCTCGGTGCCATCGTCGTCATCCTGGGCGTCACCACCGCCGCGAGCCTGTGGAAGACGCGGCGCGACGACCGCGAGTCCGAGGTGGAGCGCTCAGCCTCCTGAGGCTGCGGGGTCCCGTGGCTGGCCGGCGCCCATGACCAGGGCGCTGGCCAGCACGACCAGCCCCATGCCCGCCAGCTGGGTGGGGTGCAGCCGCTGGTCGAGCACGAGCAGGCCGGCGAGCGCGGCGGCGGCCGGCTCGAGGCTGAGCAGCACCCCGAACGTCCGGGGGCTCAGGTGCCGCAGGGCCGCGAGCTCGAGCGAGTACGGCAGCACGGACGACAGCACCGCGATCCCGAGCCCCTTGAGCACCGCCTCGCCGGTCCAGTGCGGCACCGACGCGGCGCCGAAGGGCAGGCCGACGAGCAGGGCGACGCCCATGGCCAGCGCCAGGCCGTCGAGCCCGACGAACTCGCGGCCGGCGTGCCGGCTCGCGACGATGTATGCCGCCCAGCAGGCGCCGGCGAGCGCCGCCAGCCCCAGCCCGGCCCACTCGAGCTGGGCCCAGGGTGTGTCGAGCGCCTCGGAGATGAGGACCACGCCCACGGCCGCCGCGCCGACGGCCGCGAGGTCGCGGGCGCGCCGGGACAGGACGGTGGCGAGGGTGAGCGGGCCGAGGAACTCGATGGTGACCGCCACGCCGATCGGCAGGCGCGCGAGCGAGGCGTAGAAGGCCAGGTTCATCAGCCCCAGGGCGAGGCCGAAGCCGACGACCACGAGCCACGCGCGCCGCGAGTGCCCCCGCAGACGGGGCCGGGCCAGCAGCCCCAGGATCGCGGCGGCGAACAGCAGCCGCAGCGTCACCGACCCGCCCGCGCCGATCTCGGGGACCAGCGTGGCCGCGAGGGCACCGCCGAACTGGACCGACGCGATCGCCGTCAGCACCAGCAGCAGCGGAGGTGCAGGGGGCCGGCGGGACGTCACAGTCCGCGACTCTAGTGAGCCGTCCCGGGCGTCCGCGTCGCGGTCTGCGCCGGTGTGTGCGCCGGTGGGTTCGGCGGTGTGAGCGCCCTGCCCCGCCCTGCGCCCTACCCGCTCACCAGCCGCGGGCGCGCCACTCCGGCAAGTGCGGCCGCTCGGCGCCCAGGGTGGTGCTCGCGCCATGGCCCGGCCACACCACCGTGTCGTCGTCGTAGACGTCGAAGACACGGGTCGTCACGTCCTCGATGAGCGAGTCGAAGCTCTGGCCGGGGTTCTTGGTGTTGCCCACGCCACCGGGGAAGAGCGAGTCGCCGGTGAAGAGCTGCGTCGGTCCCTCCGGGTCGCGGTACGCAAGGGCCACGGAGCCGGGGGTGTGGCCCCGCAGGTGCACGACCTCGAGCGCCACCTCGCCCACCCGCACCACGTCACCGTGCGCCAGCACGCGGTCCGGGGGCACCGGCATACCCGCGGCGTCGTCGGCCCCGCACGCGGTGGACGCGCCGGTCGCGGCCACGACCGCGGCCAGGGCCCGGTGGTGGTCCCAGTGCTGGTGCGTCGTCACGACAGTGCGCAGGTCCCCGCCGGCGTGCGCCACGAGCGCGAGCAGCCGCCCGGCCTCGTCGGCGGCGTCGACGAGGAGCAGCTCGCCGGTGCTCGAGCAGCGCAGCAGGTAGGCGTTGTTGTCCATCTCCGAGACGGCCGCACGCCACATCGTGAGACCTCCCCAGACGTGTTCCTCCTCAGGTCGGCCGGATCCGTCGTCGCTGGTCATCGCCATGGAAGGCATTCTCCCCCGAAGAAAGGCAACCGCGGGAAATCGGTGGAATCGCCTAGTCCCGAATGACTATTGCTGCTCCTCTTTCCAGCGTCCTACTTTTGAGCGGTCGCAGAGCCACAGGGGGCCTCACAGGGGGTGCAGGACCCCGGCTCGCGGGTTGTGAGGGAATGCACATGGTTGCAGTGGTACAGGAGGTCCAGCGCCCAGTCGCTGGAGGGGAAATCGACACCGTTCGAGCGTTGCTGCACGACTTGCGGCAGCCGCTGGCGGCCATCCTGCTGATGGCCGGCACGGAGGGTGGGGACACGAACCGCAAGTTCGACGTCATCGCCGGGCAGGCGCGCTGGCTCGCCGAGCTGGTCGAGGCCAGCCTCGGTGGCGGCGCCACCGACGCGGTCGTCCCGACGGACGTCGCCGAGGTGGCGGCCCGTGGGGTCGAGCGTGCGCGGGCGACCGCGGAGTGCGAGATCGAGCTCGTGGGAGACACGGTGGCGTATGCATCCGCACGCCCGGTCGCGTTGAGCCGGGCACTCGCCTGCGTGCTCGACAACGCGGTCCGTGCTGCCGGCGAGGACGGCCACGTCCAGGTCGCGGTCCACCAGGACCCCGTCGGCGTGCACCTGAGCGTCGTCGACGACGGGCCGGGCCTGGGCAAGATCTCGTCGCGGACGTCGCTCGGCCTGACCACGACGCGGGCGATGGTCGCGTCGTGCGGTGGGTCGTTCGAGATCCACGGTGGTGCCGGCGGCGGCGTCGAGGCGGACATCCGCCTGACCCCGTCGGGCCTGAGGTCGGTGGCCTCATGAGGATCGTGGTCTGTGACGACCACCTGCTCCTGCTCGAGGCCCTGGGCCTCGCGCTGGGTGCACGGGGTCACGAGGTCCTGGCGCTCGCCGAGTCGCCGGACGAGGCGGTCGAGGCGGTCGCGGAGCACCACCCGGACGTCTGCCTGCTCGACGTCAACTTCCCGGGCGGGACGTCGCTGACGGCGATCCACCGGATCCGCGAGCTCTCGCCCTCGACCAAGGTCGTGATGCTGTCGGCTGAGGCCGACCACGCCATCGTCGGCCGCGCCATCGCCGAGGGCGCGTCCGGGTACGTCGGCAAGGAGAAGCCCATCGTCGAGATCGTCGAGATGCTCGACCGGGCCGTGCGCGGCCAGCTCGCGGTGGAGCCGTCGCTGCTGCAGCGCGCGCTGCGCCCGCAGAAGTCGTCGGACGACCCGCTGTGGGCGCTGCAGTTCCTCACCGACCGCGAGTGGCAGGTGATGCGCTGCATCATGGACGGCCAGACGACGGAGGAGATGGCTGCCTCGCTCGGCGTCCAGCGCAGCACGGCGCGCACGCACGTGCAGAACCTGCTGACCAAGCTGGGGGTCCACTCCCGGCTCCAGGCAGCGGCCCTGCTCTCCGCCCACGGGTCCCAGGAGACGTGGCCGGCGCACCTGCGCTGACGTGTGGGGGTTCCCGGGGTGACGGTCCGTCTGCGGTGCAGACGGACCGTCACCCTTTTGACGTAGCGGACCCTCCGGCACGGGTCGGTTACCGCGCGGGGCCGGGGACGGCAGCCTGTGCGCATGTCGTCGCCGATCCGCGTCGTCCTGGTGGACGACCACGAGGTGTTCGTCGACGCCCTGGCCCTCTGTCTGGGTGACCACCCGGACCTGGTGGTCACGGGCGCCGCGACGAGCCTCGACCATGCCATGCGCCTCGTCGACGACGTCGACTTCGACGTCCTGGTCCTCGACCTGGGGCTGGCGGGGGAGGACGGGCTCGAGGTGGCCCGGCACGTCCTGCGCACCCGTCCCCGCGCGGGCATCCTCGTGGCGACCGGCGCCGAGTCCGACTCTCGGGTGGTCGAGGCGGTGCAGCTGGGCGTTCGCGGCTGGCTGCCGAAGACCGTGACGGCCAACGCGCTCGCGGACGCGATCCGGGGCGTGGCGCGCGGGGAGACCTGCATCCCGGCCGACCTGCTCGCCCAGGTCCTCGTGGGCATGTCCCGGGGCGCCCAGCCGCAGCTCGAGAACGTGCAGGGGATCACCGACCTGACCTCACGCGAGCTCGAGGTCCTGTCCTGCCTCGTCGAGGGCCTGACCCGCACCGAGATCGGGGACCTGCTGCACGTGTCGCCCAACACGGTGCGCACCCACGTGCAGAGCATCCTGCACAAGCTCAAGGTGCACTCGGCGCTGGCCGCGGTGGCCATCGCCCGGCGCGCCGGCATCACCGGGACCCGGCTCACCGCCTGAGGCGGCTACGAGCCGCGGGGGAGCTCCGGCAGGTGCTCGGAGCGCACGCCACTGGCGTCGCGCCGGGCGAGCCAGAGCAGCAGTCCCGCCAGCGGCCCGGTCACCTCGGCGACGTCGGCCGCGTCGTCGGGGCCGAGGCGCCAGGTGTCGCCCTCGTCGGAGCGCAGCGACAGGGCGAGCTCGGGTGCGGCCGCCCGCAGCCGGGTGACGGCGTCGCCCACGAACCGCTTCGCCAGGCCGGGCTCGACGTCCGCGAAGGTGAAGCCGGCCGCGAGGTCGACGTGGTGGAAGACGACCTCGCGCAGCCGCAGCAGCGGGAGCACGTCGGGCGACACGGCGAGGCCGCCGCGCATCTCCACGTGCTCGACGGCGCGGGGTGCTGTGGCGAGCCGCTCGAGCACCGGCGCCAACGCCTGCGCCGTGCTGCGGACGTCCTCGACCAGCTCGGACAGGGGCCGTCCTGCGCCCGCCTCGATGTCCGCGTCACGTGCCCGCGTCCCCCCGGGGTACATCTCGCGCCGCTCCCCGTCCATGGCCCACTGCGCCAGCCGGTCGATCGCCTCGGCGTTGCGGGCGACGTGGGTCAGGACGTGCCCGCGGGTCCACCCGTCGCAGAGCGAGTCGGCGGCCGGGTCGTCGAGGGCGCCGGCGGTGGCGAGGAGGCGGTCGGTGTGGGCGGCCAGGGCGGCGAGCTGGGACTCCATGCCCGAAGGCTAGGAGCCCGAGGGCCCCGCCGCACGGTTCGCCCCGCCCGTGGGGCCGTCTGCCTGCGCAGGCTCGGGGGTGACCGGGTCCGACGGCGTCGTCCCCTCTGACGAGGTGGTCCCTCCGGACAGCGGGGCACCCCCCGACGCCGAGCTCCCCCCGGACGGCGCTTCGGAGCCCGGCTTCGCTGCCGCTGCCTTCGTGGCCTGGGCCAGCGCGTGGGCGGCGCCGATGAAGGCGAGGTGGGAGAACGCCTGCGGGAAGTTGCCTACCATGCGTCCGTTCGCGGGGTCGTACTCCTCCGAGACCAGGCCGACGTCGTTGAAGAGGGTGACGAGACGGTCCATGAGGGCGGTGGCCTTGTCGACCTGGCCGCTCACGGCATACGCGCTCACCAGCCACCACGAGCAGGCGAGGAACGGGTGCTCGTCACCGGCGAGGCCGTCGACCCCGCTCTGGGTGCGGTAGCGCAGCAGGAAGCCGTCACGCATGAGGTCCTGCTCCACGGCCGCGATCGTGCCGAGCACCCGTGGGTCGTCCGCCGGGAGGAACCCGACGAGGGGGATGAGCAGGAGCGAGGCGTCGACCTCCCGGGTGTCGTAGTGCTGGGTGAACGTGCCGCGGTCGGGGTCGAACCCCTTGTCGAGGATCTCCTCGCGCACCCGGTCCCGCAGGTCGCGCCAGCGCTCGACCGGCCCCTCGAGGCCCCACTC
This genomic interval from Phycicoccus sp. M110.8 contains the following:
- a CDS encoding HAMP domain-containing sensor histidine kinase, which codes for MLHDLRQPLAAILLMAGTEGGDTNRKFDVIAGQARWLAELVEASLGGGATDAVVPTDVAEVAARGVERARATAECEIELVGDTVAYASARPVALSRALACVLDNAVRAAGEDGHVQVAVHQDPVGVHLSVVDDGPGLGKISSRTSLGLTTTRAMVASCGGSFEIHGGAGGGVEADIRLTPSGLRSVAS
- a CDS encoding EamA family transporter, producing MTSRRPPAPPLLLVLTAIASVQFGGALAATLVPEIGAGGSVTLRLLFAAAILGLLARPRLRGHSRRAWLVVVGFGLALGLMNLAFYASLARLPIGVAVTIEFLGPLTLATVLSRRARDLAAVGAAAVGVVLISEALDTPWAQLEWAGLGLAALAGACWAAYIVASRHAGREFVGLDGLALAMGVALLVGLPFGAASVPHWTGEAVLKGLGIAVLSSVLPYSLELAALRHLSPRTFGVLLSLEPAAAALAGLLVLDQRLHPTQLAGMGLVVLASALVMGAGQPRDPAASGG
- a CDS encoding MBL fold metallo-hydrolase, which codes for MAMTSDDGSGRPEEEHVWGGLTMWRAAVSEMDNNAYLLRCSSTGELLLVDAADEAGRLLALVAHAGGDLRTVVTTHQHWDHHRALAAVVAATGASTACGADDAAGMPVPPDRVLAHGDVVRVGEVALEVVHLRGHTPGSVALAYRDPEGPTQLFTGDSLFPGGVGNTKNPGQSFDSLIEDVTTRVFDVYDDDTVVWPGHGASTTLGAERPHLPEWRARGW
- a CDS encoding response regulator transcription factor, encoding MSSPIRVVLVDDHEVFVDALALCLGDHPDLVVTGAATSLDHAMRLVDDVDFDVLVLDLGLAGEDGLEVARHVLRTRPRAGILVATGAESDSRVVEAVQLGVRGWLPKTVTANALADAIRGVARGETCIPADLLAQVLVGMSRGAQPQLENVQGITDLTSRELEVLSCLVEGLTRTEIGDLLHVSPNTVRTHVQSILHKLKVHSALAAVAIARRAGITGTRLTA
- the uvrB gene encoding excinuclease ABC subunit UvrB, which gives rise to MRPTTDLQRTVAPFEVVSEFQPAGDQPAAIADLSRRIKAGEKDTVLLGATGTGKSATTAWLIEQVQRPTLVMAPNKTLAAQLANEFRELLPHNAVEYFVSYYDYYQPEAYIPQTDTYIEKDSSINDEVERLRHSATNSLLTRRDVVVVASVSCIYGLGTPQEYVDRMARLKVGQQVDRDDLLRRFVQMQYTRNDLAFTRGTFRVRGDTVEIIPVYEELAVRIEFFGDEIERIYTLHPISGEVMREEQEMYVFPATHYVAGPERMERAIRGIELELADRLAELEKQNKLLEAQRLRMRTTYDIEMMRQVGSCSGIENYSMHIDGRARGTAPNTLLDYFPEDFLLVIDESHVTVPQIGAMYEGDMSRKRMLVDHGFRLPSAMDNRPLKWEEFLERIGQTVYLSATPGPYELAQATGVVEQIIRPTGLIDPEVILKPTKGQIDDLLHEIGERTKKNERVLVTTLTKKMAEDLTDYLLDKGVRVRYLHSEVDTLRRVELLRELRMGEYDVLVGINLLREGLDLPEVSLVSILDADKEGFLRSARSLIQTIGRAARNVSGQVHMYADSVTPSMQEAIEETQRRREKQIAYNKEAGVDPQPLRKKIADITDLIQREDADTEALIGSGRTQSRGKTGQRGGRGTVQADAGVAADRLRGMPANDLANLIQELSTQMHQAAADLHFELAARLRDEIGDLKKELRQMSEATK
- a CDS encoding maleylpyruvate isomerase family mycothiol-dependent enzyme, which produces MESQLAALAAHTDRLLATAGALDDPAADSLCDGWTRGHVLTHVARNAEAIDRLAQWAMDGERREMYPGGTRARDADIEAGAGRPLSELVEDVRSTAQALAPVLERLATAPRAVEHVEMRGGLAVSPDVLPLLRLREVVFHHVDLAAGFTFADVEPGLAKRFVGDAVTRLRAAAPELALSLRSDEGDTWRLGPDDAADVAEVTGPLAGLLLWLARRDASGVRSEHLPELPRGS
- a CDS encoding response regulator transcription factor produces the protein MRIVVCDDHLLLLEALGLALGARGHEVLALAESPDEAVEAVAEHHPDVCLLDVNFPGGTSLTAIHRIRELSPSTKVVMLSAEADHAIVGRAIAEGASGYVGKEKPIVEIVEMLDRAVRGQLAVEPSLLQRALRPQKSSDDPLWALQFLTDREWQVMRCIMDGQTTEEMAASLGVQRSTARTHVQNLLTKLGVHSRLQAAALLSAHGSQETWPAHLR
- a CDS encoding TerC family protein — its product is MEVAPWVWYLTIGLMAAVLLFDIFVVARRPHVPTTKEVSLALAVYVGAALVFGLGVWWFTHDQAGAKFMTEYYAGWLTEYSLSVDNLFIFLLIMARFAVPEKLQQTALLVGIVIAIVLRGIFIAVGAAAINQFSWVFYIFGAFLIYTAVKLARESGDDDEEYEENGFMRWVERRFPATKEYDGPKLFTKVDGKKLATPMFIVIVALGTTDLLFALDSIPAIYGLTKEPYLVLTANLFALMGLRQLYFLIGGLLKKLVYLSVGLAVLLAFIGVKLVLHALHENELPFINGGEHVTAAPDIPISVSLGAIVVILGVTTAASLWKTRRDDRESEVERSAS